A stretch of the Massilia sp. W12 genome encodes the following:
- a CDS encoding transposase, which yields MARLPRLVVPFQVHHIMQSGNDRQIVFREDADYQAWLNWLQQAAQQFKVALHAYVLMPNHVHLLASPTDDNGLGRMMQWIGRHYVPWFNRKYGRSGTLWQGRFKASVIDADGYFLHCCRFIEMNPVRAHVAAHAGAWPWSSYAHHAGVQTSPIITDHPVYWGLGNTPFQREAAYQQLLAQSAAPELEAQIRNALLKGWALGSERYLNSLQARTARRVAPAKRGRPPKNRNPAASQMLAAV from the coding sequence ATGGCTCGCCTGCCCCGACTCGTGGTGCCTTTTCAGGTGCACCACATCATGCAATCCGGCAATGACCGGCAAATTGTGTTCCGCGAAGATGCGGATTACCAAGCTTGGCTGAACTGGCTGCAGCAGGCGGCGCAGCAGTTCAAGGTTGCCTTGCATGCCTATGTCTTGATGCCGAATCATGTGCATTTATTGGCTTCGCCTACCGACGACAATGGGCTGGGGCGCATGATGCAGTGGATAGGGCGGCATTATGTGCCCTGGTTCAATCGCAAATATGGCCGCAGCGGCACTTTGTGGCAAGGGCGTTTCAAAGCCTCGGTGATTGACGCCGATGGCTATTTTCTGCATTGCTGCCGCTTTATTGAAATGAATCCAGTGCGTGCGCATGTGGCCGCCCATGCCGGCGCCTGGCCCTGGTCAAGTTATGCGCATCATGCCGGGGTGCAGACCAGTCCCATCATTACAGATCACCCGGTGTATTGGGGGTTGGGGAATACGCCGTTTCAGCGTGAAGCGGCGTATCAGCAATTGCTGGCGCAGAGCGCGGCGCCGGAGTTGGAGGCGCAGATCCGCAATGCTTTACTCAAAGGCTGGGCGCTCGGTTCGGAACGCTATCTGAACAGTTTGCAGGCGCGCACCGCGCGCCGTGTGGCGCCGGCGAAACGGGGCCGCCCGCCGAAAAACCGCAATCCCGCCGCCAGCCAGATGCTGGCCGCAGTCTGA
- a CDS encoding M14 family metallopeptidase: MKTTAKNLAVILAAIGMLGPVWAGGNHTHELKDQIAQEKRKMNIYEARFPNLDLAHKAAISFHHGLLEANYGAGYMVFELSDEEKEGLEKFGFKLKVAQDFINKRNAMLERLHGGSKPQALLGKQAPAFSGLNAEAIPSYPCYETVEETYAAAQAFTTTYPNLASWTAVGKSWEKTNNLGGYDIYVLKLTNKSVSGTKPILFIQSSIHAREYTTAPLNLAFARELLSGYGNNADATWILDNQEVHFMFYVNPDGRKKAETGLSWRKNTNRNYCGSTSNSRGADLNRNFSHSWNSTNGQGSSGSVCNETYRGPSAGSEPETKAVEAYIRSIWPDRRGPGSTDPAPTDTSGIHLDIHSYSQLVLWPWGNTSTKAPNGTAMQTLGRRLAFFNGYKPQQSVGLYPTDGTSDGPSYGELGVAAFTIELGTSFFESCTSYNNTTKPKNLPALWYAAKVTRAPYITPAGPNVSKPALSPNAATTPVTAGTSLALSATANDAQFNQSNGAEPTQAIAAAEYYIDIPPWKSGARAIAMTATDGAFNATSEGVKATLSTSGLSVGKHIVYVRAKDASGAWGPVSAEFIQIK; the protein is encoded by the coding sequence ATGAAAACAACTGCAAAAAACCTGGCCGTGATTCTGGCCGCAATCGGCATGCTGGGGCCAGTCTGGGCCGGCGGCAATCACACGCACGAGCTGAAAGATCAGATTGCGCAGGAAAAGCGCAAGATGAATATCTATGAAGCGCGTTTCCCGAATCTGGATCTGGCGCATAAAGCCGCGATCAGCTTTCACCATGGTCTGCTGGAAGCCAACTACGGCGCCGGGTATATGGTGTTTGAACTGTCTGATGAGGAAAAAGAAGGGCTGGAAAAATTCGGCTTCAAGCTGAAAGTGGCGCAAGACTTCATCAACAAACGCAACGCCATGCTGGAGCGCCTGCACGGCGGCAGCAAACCGCAAGCGCTGCTGGGCAAACAGGCGCCGGCTTTCAGCGGTTTGAATGCGGAAGCGATTCCCAGCTACCCATGTTATGAAACGGTGGAAGAAACCTATGCTGCGGCGCAGGCTTTCACCACCACCTATCCGAATCTGGCCAGCTGGACAGCAGTCGGCAAGTCCTGGGAAAAAACCAATAATCTGGGCGGCTATGACATCTATGTCTTGAAGCTGACGAATAAAAGCGTGAGCGGCACAAAGCCGATTCTGTTCATCCAAAGCTCAATCCATGCGCGTGAATACACCACCGCGCCGCTCAACCTGGCGTTTGCGCGCGAACTGTTAAGCGGCTATGGCAATAATGCCGATGCGACCTGGATTTTGGACAATCAGGAAGTGCATTTCATGTTCTATGTGAACCCGGACGGACGCAAAAAAGCCGAAACCGGCCTGTCCTGGCGCAAAAACACCAATCGCAATTATTGCGGCAGCACCAGCAACAGCCGGGGCGCGGACTTGAACCGCAATTTCAGCCACAGCTGGAACAGCACCAATGGCCAGGGTTCCTCCGGCAGCGTGTGCAATGAAACCTATCGCGGCCCGTCCGCCGGCTCGGAACCGGAAACCAAGGCGGTGGAAGCGTATATCCGCTCAATCTGGCCGGATCGGCGCGGCCCCGGCAGCACAGACCCGGCCCCGACTGACACCTCCGGCATCCACCTGGATATTCACAGCTACAGCCAATTGGTGTTGTGGCCCTGGGGCAATACCTCGACTAAGGCGCCGAATGGAACCGCGATGCAAACCCTGGGCCGCCGCCTGGCGTTTTTCAATGGCTATAAACCGCAGCAATCGGTTGGTCTGTACCCGACCGACGGCACCTCAGACGGCCCATCGTATGGCGAATTGGGGGTGGCGGCGTTCACAATTGAGCTTGGCACTTCATTCTTTGAGAGCTGCACCTCGTACAACAACACCACCAAGCCGAAGAATCTGCCGGCGCTGTGGTATGCCGCCAAAGTGACGCGCGCGCCCTACATCACGCCAGCCGGGCCGAATGTCAGCAAACCGGCGCTGTCGCCGAATGCCGCCACCACCCCGGTGACAGCCGGAACCAGCCTGGCGCTGAGCGCCACCGCCAACGACGCCCAATTCAATCAAAGCAATGGCGCGGAACCGACCCAGGCGATTGCCGCAGCGGAATACTATATCGACATCCCGCCCTGGAAAAGCGGCGCGCGAGCGATTGCCATGACGGCGACGGACGGCGCGTTTAACGCCACGTCAGAGGGAGTGAAAGCCACCCTGAGCACCAGCGGCTTATCTGTTGGCAAGCACATCGTATATGTGCGCGCCAAAGACGCTTCCGGGGCCTGGGGGCCGGTCAGCGCTGAATTTATTCAGATCAAGTAA
- a CDS encoding amino acid ABC transporter substrate-binding protein, whose product MKRFLCALVLPAVLGLSLQAQADTLSKIRGSQKIVLAHREASIPFSYLDESKKPVGYSVELCLKVVEAIKRELKLPKLEVQWLMVTPSDRVAALTEGRADLECGSTTNNAERRKQVAFTIPHFIATTRMVTLQSSGVKNWGDLRDKRVVTTKGTTVVKVLQSRDKHSALAMKLMEGADHAQSFGMVERGEADAFPMDDVLLYGLRAKSKLMDKLIITGDPLSAEPYAIMMRKDDAPFKSLVDKEMSRIIFDGELNKVYEKWFMKPIPPSGLSLAMPMGFLLRESLRFPSDKVAD is encoded by the coding sequence ATGAAGCGATTCCTGTGCGCCCTTGTTTTGCCTGCTGTCCTCGGACTGTCCCTGCAGGCGCAAGCTGATACTCTGAGCAAGATACGCGGCAGCCAAAAGATTGTGCTGGCGCACCGCGAAGCCTCGATTCCCTTCTCTTATCTGGATGAAAGTAAAAAGCCGGTCGGCTATTCGGTTGAGTTGTGTTTGAAAGTGGTGGAGGCCATCAAGCGCGAGTTGAAACTGCCCAAGCTGGAGGTGCAATGGCTGATGGTGACGCCGAGCGACCGCGTGGCGGCGTTGACGGAAGGGCGCGCGGATCTGGAATGCGGCTCCACCACCAATAATGCCGAGCGCCGCAAACAGGTGGCGTTCACGATTCCGCATTTCATCGCCACCACGCGCATGGTCACGCTGCAATCTTCCGGCGTCAAAAATTGGGGCGATTTGCGCGATAAGCGGGTCGTCACCACCAAGGGCACTACCGTGGTCAAGGTGCTGCAAAGCCGCGATAAACACAGCGCGCTGGCGATGAAATTGATGGAAGGGGCAGACCATGCGCAATCTTTCGGCATGGTCGAGCGCGGCGAGGCTGATGCATTCCCGATGGATGATGTGTTGCTGTATGGCTTGCGCGCCAAATCAAAATTGATGGATAAGCTGATCATTACCGGCGATCCGCTCTCTGCTGAACCGTATGCAATCATGATGCGCAAAGACGATGCGCCATTCAAATCCCTGGTGGACAAGGAAATGAGCCGGATTATTTTCGATGGCGAATTGAATAAGGTCTATGAAAAGTGGTTCATGAAGCCGATTCCGCCTTCGGGTTTGTCGCTGGCGATGCCGATGGGATTTTTGCTGCGCGAATCGCTGCGCTTCCCTTCTGACAAAGTGGCGGATTAA
- a CDS encoding pentapeptide repeat-containing protein, giving the protein MYACRFKQTICHADFSQADFKYVNLQDCEFLRCTFSGAKNLHMTRTTGTILEQRAVRELLVHGSSTEKDFRNLDLHGASFAGMDLRMLDFSNCNLAGCDFSGCKLQEVNFSHANVTGVDFSDANLSGAIIENWNIDAQTRFSNVECDFVWLEMKKTGPGRERNPPLAHQTFQPGEFSKLYQQVSETISFILHNRNEEAAFALALSKLQEEGKTEAQILSLEQKGGSTVVKLGLPPEAEREQEYTRLHAEMQQQQAQIALLQQEQQRLSLACSVLEKDKLALTVSNQHLAQEVGHNRSLLTLLAGRAIQFQQEISMGNNYQQTITGNNNAAAQGTQASANLHIHQHTQPDLAALLQQLEHLLSACQLPAADAKEAAETLHRLQTEHQGEKNPSRVSRWLSGLQDLLSHSGASLEILEQVKNLGEKIKAFF; this is encoded by the coding sequence ATGTACGCTTGCCGCTTCAAGCAAACCATATGCCACGCTGATTTCAGCCAAGCAGATTTCAAGTATGTCAATCTGCAAGACTGCGAATTTTTGCGCTGTACTTTTTCCGGCGCCAAAAACCTGCATATGACGCGCACCACAGGCACAATTCTTGAGCAGCGCGCCGTGCGGGAATTGCTGGTGCATGGCAGCAGCACAGAAAAAGATTTCCGCAATCTCGACTTGCATGGCGCCAGCTTCGCCGGCATGGATTTACGCATGTTGGACTTCAGCAATTGCAACCTGGCTGGCTGCGATTTTTCCGGTTGCAAATTGCAAGAGGTGAATTTCAGCCATGCGAATGTCACCGGCGTCGATTTCAGCGACGCGAATTTAAGCGGCGCCATCATTGAAAACTGGAATATCGACGCACAAACCCGTTTTAGCAATGTGGAATGCGATTTTGTCTGGCTGGAAATGAAAAAAACCGGCCCGGGACGTGAGCGCAATCCGCCGCTTGCGCATCAAACCTTCCAGCCAGGCGAATTCAGCAAGCTGTATCAACAAGTCAGTGAAACGATTTCTTTTATTTTGCACAACCGTAATGAAGAAGCGGCTTTCGCCCTGGCTTTGAGCAAGCTGCAGGAAGAAGGTAAAACTGAAGCGCAAATTCTGAGCCTGGAGCAAAAAGGAGGCAGCACGGTAGTCAAACTCGGCTTGCCGCCAGAAGCTGAGCGGGAACAGGAATATACCCGGCTTCACGCAGAAATGCAGCAGCAACAGGCGCAAATTGCTCTGCTGCAGCAAGAGCAGCAACGTTTGTCGCTGGCCTGCAGCGTGCTGGAAAAAGATAAGCTGGCGCTGACAGTCAGCAATCAGCATCTGGCGCAGGAAGTCGGGCACAATCGCAGTTTGCTGACCTTGCTGGCAGGCCGCGCCATTCAATTTCAACAGGAGATCAGCATGGGCAATAACTACCAGCAAACCATCACCGGCAACAACAATGCCGCTGCCCAGGGCACGCAGGCCAGCGCGAATCTGCACATACATCAACACACCCAGCCCGACCTGGCCGCCCTGCTGCAGCAATTGGAACACCTGTTGAGCGCCTGCCAATTGCCCGCTGCCGACGCCAAGGAAGCCGCCGAAACTCTGCACCGCTTACAAACAGAGCACCAGGGTGAGAAAAATCCCTCCCGCGTCAGCCGCTGGCTGAGCGGTTTGCAAGACTTGCTGTCCCATTCCGGGGCCAGCCTGGAAATTTTGGAGCAGGTCAAAAACCTGGGAGAGAAAATCAAGGCATTTTTTTAA
- a CDS encoding YopT-type cysteine protease domain-containing protein: MFYMQQSNQYTLNYSFCQTDTTSVKGVNDGFDDAVRAEHGICCVLGLDWLEAKLRNQAFVVTWQSIYANARMFNTLEAAYDKVYANYCPNLRRGNIYSYDITSANCLSAVNQIQNPGGIAIHLGVSLDRNDASGHMVCIVRNGRQYKMFDSNFGEYTASSARACAHWLHTLCNTNRPERGRYLDWTQKLHAIQFSV; the protein is encoded by the coding sequence ATGTTTTACATGCAACAATCCAATCAATACACGCTGAATTATTCTTTTTGCCAGACTGACACCACCTCCGTGAAAGGGGTGAATGACGGCTTTGACGACGCGGTGCGCGCCGAACACGGCATTTGCTGCGTGCTGGGTCTGGATTGGCTGGAAGCGAAATTGCGCAATCAGGCTTTTGTTGTCACCTGGCAGTCGATCTACGCAAATGCGCGCATGTTTAACACGCTGGAGGCGGCGTATGACAAGGTGTATGCGAATTACTGTCCGAATTTGCGGCGCGGCAACATCTACAGCTACGACATCACCAGCGCGAATTGTCTGAGCGCGGTCAATCAAATCCAAAATCCGGGCGGCATTGCGATCCACCTCGGCGTTTCGCTCGACCGGAACGACGCCAGCGGGCATATGGTGTGCATCGTGCGCAATGGCCGCCAATACAAGATGTTTGACTCGAATTTCGGCGAATACACGGCAAGCAGCGCGCGCGCCTGTGCGCACTGGTTGCACACCCTCTGCAACACCAACCGTCCAGAGCGCGGGCGCTATCTGGATTGGACGCAAAAGCTGCACGCGATTCAATTCAGCGTGTAA
- the ychF gene encoding redox-regulated ATPase YchF: MSLKCGIVGLPNVGKSTLFNALTKAGIPAENYPFCTIEPNVGVVEVPDPRLQKLSEIVKPERIVPAIVEFVDIAGLVAGASKGEGLGNQFLSHIRETDAIVNVVRCFEDDNVVHVAGRVSPLDDIEVIQTELALADLSTVEKTHQRELKKARAGDKDAIKLCALLERLLPHLNEAKPVRALGLDKEELLMLKPLCLITAKPAMYVANVAEDGFENNPLLDQLTAYANAQNAPIVAICAAIEAEIADLDEADKGDFLADLGMEEPGLNRLIRAGFKLLGLQTYFTAGVKEVRAWTIRVGDTAPQAAGVIHTDFERGFIRAQTIAFDDYIAHKGETGAKEAGKMRAEGKEYVVKDGDVLNFLFNV; encoded by the coding sequence ATGAGTTTGAAATGCGGCATCGTCGGCCTGCCCAACGTCGGCAAATCCACCCTGTTCAACGCCCTGACCAAGGCCGGCATCCCGGCTGAAAACTACCCGTTTTGCACCATCGAACCGAATGTCGGCGTAGTTGAAGTGCCCGATCCGCGTTTGCAAAAACTGTCTGAAATCGTGAAACCTGAGCGCATCGTGCCGGCCATCGTCGAATTCGTCGATATCGCCGGCCTGGTGGCCGGCGCTTCCAAGGGCGAGGGGCTGGGCAATCAATTCCTGTCGCACATCCGCGAAACCGACGCCATCGTGAACGTGGTGCGCTGCTTTGAAGACGATAATGTGGTGCACGTCGCCGGCCGCGTCAGCCCGCTCGACGATATCGAAGTGATCCAGACCGAACTGGCGCTGGCCGATTTGAGCACGGTGGAAAAAACCCATCAGCGCGAACTGAAAAAAGCGCGCGCCGGCGATAAAGACGCGATCAAGCTGTGCGCCCTGCTGGAACGCCTGCTGCCGCATCTGAACGAAGCCAAACCGGTGCGCGCGCTCGGTCTGGACAAGGAAGAGCTGCTGATGTTGAAGCCGCTGTGCTTAATCACCGCCAAGCCGGCGATGTATGTGGCGAATGTGGCGGAAGACGGTTTTGAAAACAATCCGCTGCTGGATCAATTGACCGCCTATGCGAATGCGCAAAACGCCCCCATCGTGGCGATCTGCGCCGCGATTGAAGCGGAAATCGCCGATCTGGACGAAGCCGACAAGGGCGACTTCCTGGCCGATCTGGGCATGGAAGAGCCGGGCTTAAACCGCTTGATCCGCGCCGGTTTCAAGCTGCTCGGTCTGCAAACCTATTTCACCGCCGGCGTGAAAGAAGTGCGCGCCTGGACTATCCGCGTCGGCGACACCGCACCGCAAGCCGCCGGCGTGATTCACACCGACTTTGAACGCGGCTTCATCCGCGCCCAAACCATCGCCTTTGACGATTACATCGCGCACAAAGGCGAAACCGGGGCGAAAGAAGCCGGCAAGATGCGCGCGGAAGGCAAGGAATATGTGGTCAAGGATGGGGATGTGTTGAATTTCCTATTTAACGTGTAA
- a CDS encoding ATP-binding protein — protein MFDRVTLQHFGPWSALDWKNLGGINLILGGNGSGKTFLLKAIYSALRTLETYKRGDEPRSASEILLEKLHWTFQAEKVGDLVQRSAAGALSFALHEQEAQFAYSFGRDTTRQINSLENHFKPRSANSIFLPAKEILSLHAIILKAREQDRAFGFDDTYYDLALALKQSTSRGKNYKEFADARSRLEHMLGGAISLEADSNRWYFTNQQRQRFSMGVTAEGIKKIAILDTLLGNRYLALDSVVLIDEPEAALHPRLICEFLDIIAQLAARGMQFFIASHSYFVLKKLYLLAQEKQLSIPVLSQEDAGWEQHDLLQAMPHNPIVRESVRLYEQEVELALT, from the coding sequence ATGTTTGATCGCGTGACACTGCAGCATTTTGGCCCCTGGTCCGCCCTGGATTGGAAAAATCTGGGCGGCATCAACCTGATTTTGGGCGGCAATGGCAGCGGCAAGACTTTTTTGCTGAAAGCGATCTACAGCGCCTTGCGCACCCTGGAAACCTATAAGCGAGGCGACGAGCCGCGCAGCGCCAGTGAAATTCTGCTGGAAAAATTACACTGGACTTTTCAAGCCGAAAAAGTGGGCGACTTGGTGCAACGCAGCGCAGCGGGCGCATTGTCTTTTGCACTGCATGAACAAGAAGCACAATTCGCCTACAGTTTTGGGCGCGACACCACGCGCCAAATCAACAGCCTTGAAAACCATTTCAAGCCCCGTTCGGCGAACTCAATTTTCCTGCCCGCCAAAGAAATCCTGTCTTTGCACGCGATCATTCTCAAAGCGCGTGAACAGGATCGCGCTTTTGGCTTTGATGACACCTATTACGATCTGGCGTTAGCGCTCAAACAAAGCACCAGCAGAGGCAAGAATTACAAAGAATTCGCGGATGCGCGCAGCCGTCTGGAACACATGTTGGGCGGCGCCATCAGTCTGGAAGCCGATAGCAATCGCTGGTACTTCACCAATCAACAGCGACAGCGCTTCAGCATGGGCGTGACGGCGGAAGGCATCAAAAAAATCGCCATCCTCGACACTCTGCTGGGCAATCGTTATCTGGCGCTGGATTCTGTGGTCTTGATTGATGAGCCGGAAGCGGCTTTGCATCCACGCCTGATTTGCGAATTTCTTGACATCATTGCCCAGCTCGCCGCGCGCGGCATGCAGTTTTTCATCGCCAGCCATTCCTATTTCGTTCTCAAAAAACTGTATTTGCTGGCGCAGGAAAAACAACTCAGCATTCCAGTCTTAAGCCAGGAAGATGCCGGCTGGGAACAACATGATTTGCTGCAGGCCATGCCGCACAATCCGATTGTGCGCGAATCGGTGCGCCTGTATGAACAGGAAGTGGAGCTGGCGCTGACATGA
- a CDS encoding Hsp70 family protein, with protein sequence MNTALPHSAWARACGIDFGTSNSTAAWINPLRPALLELEDGKVTLPSAVFFNAEEERTCYGRRALAEYLEGYEGRLMRSLKSLLGSSLIDGQTEVNGRVLPFRALLASFIGELKRRAEHAAGRSVDTAVFGRPVHFVDDDAAADAKAEQTLQEVAQAVGFREVSFQYEPIAAAFHYEQTLTREKLVLVADIGGGTSDFSIIRLSPQRMSAAERHSDVLANAGVHIGGTDFDKYLSLAQIMPLLGLGSRLRSQADVPSSYYFNLATWHTINSTYTRKVWQELQDVYRDACEKDKLARLLRLIEERAGHWLAIQTEEAKIALSGAERHTLDLSRLEPGLLHAVLRSAFETAIDELVGQVGHTVARVLQLAQIPAERIDTLFVTGGSSGIGLLRQRFAQLLPQAELVEGDLFGSIGAGLAIAAWRRYGAG encoded by the coding sequence ATGAATACTGCTTTACCTCATTCCGCCTGGGCGCGTGCTTGCGGCATCGACTTTGGCACCTCGAATTCCACCGCAGCCTGGATCAATCCCTTGCGCCCGGCTTTGCTGGAGTTGGAAGATGGCAAAGTCACGCTGCCATCCGCCGTGTTTTTCAACGCCGAAGAAGAGCGCACCTGCTATGGCCGGCGCGCGCTGGCGGAATATCTGGAGGGCTATGAAGGGCGCTTGATGCGTTCGCTCAAAAGCTTGTTGGGTTCCAGCCTGATTGACGGGCAGACCGAGGTGAATGGACGGGTCTTGCCTTTCCGCGCTTTGCTGGCTTCGTTTATCGGCGAACTCAAGCGCCGCGCCGAGCACGCCGCCGGGCGCAGTGTGGATACGGCGGTGTTCGGGCGGCCTGTGCATTTTGTCGATGATGATGCGGCGGCGGACGCCAAGGCCGAGCAAACTTTGCAGGAAGTGGCGCAGGCGGTGGGGTTTCGCGAGGTCAGCTTTCAATATGAGCCGATTGCCGCCGCATTCCACTATGAACAAACCCTGACGCGCGAAAAGCTGGTGCTGGTGGCGGATATCGGCGGCGGCACCTCTGACTTTTCCATCATTCGCCTGTCGCCGCAGCGCATGAGCGCTGCAGAGCGACACAGCGATGTGCTGGCGAATGCCGGCGTGCACATCGGCGGCACTGACTTTGATAAATATCTGAGTCTGGCGCAAATCATGCCATTGCTGGGTTTGGGCAGCCGCTTGCGCTCGCAAGCCGATGTGCCGTCCAGCTATTATTTCAATCTGGCCACCTGGCACACCATCAACTCTACTTACACGCGCAAAGTCTGGCAGGAATTGCAGGATGTGTATCGCGACGCCTGCGAGAAGGATAAGCTGGCGCGCCTGCTGCGTTTAATCGAGGAGCGCGCCGGGCATTGGCTGGCGATTCAAACCGAAGAAGCCAAAATCGCTTTGTCTGGCGCTGAACGGCATACCCTGGATTTAAGCCGCCTGGAGCCGGGTCTCCTGCATGCGGTCTTGCGCAGTGCATTTGAGACGGCGATTGATGAATTGGTGGGACAGGTCGGGCATACCGTGGCGCGCGTGCTGCAGCTGGCGCAAATTCCGGCAGAGCGCATCGACACCCTGTTTGTCACCGGCGGCTCGAGCGGCATCGGCCTGCTGCGCCAACGCTTTGCGCAACTCTTGCCGCAGGCGGAATTGGTGGAGGGCGATTTATTCGGCAGCATCGGCGCCGGGCTGGCGATTGCGGCGTGGCGTCGCTACGGTGCGGGGTGA
- a CDS encoding PLP-dependent aminotransferase family protein: protein MHSINPALAHRNVEVMNFLNEVAHRYPNAISFAPGRPQERFFDVPSALELITEFAQARPGVRGADLADLGQYGRTNGVIGELIADLLRQDEGLSADAQELVVTVGAQEAMCLCLLTLCGRADDVALVVEPAYIGMSGAAQVLGIATCCVPSDDDGVDLIALEQLVTQLQAQGKRARLLYLAPDFANPSGVTTTLARRQGLLDFTRRHGIFVVEDHAYSYFRYEGERLLPLRAMAGGAHCAYIGSFSKSLFPGVRVGFVLAPHDDMAGQLSAARVAHEMSKVKSLLTVNTSPLCQAIVGGMLLRHGGSLQDYIRVRHAAMRENRDTLLAALEQHFPAQTRPHGMRWNKPEGGFFLTLYTGSWTVTDQDLLHCAAEYGVLWTPMSYFYLDGRPAQAIRLSFSYVTPEQIQLGIAAFARFVRARRD from the coding sequence ATGCACAGTATCAATCCGGCCTTGGCGCATCGCAATGTCGAGGTGATGAATTTTCTTAACGAAGTTGCACATCGTTATCCCAATGCAATTTCATTTGCTCCGGGGCGGCCGCAAGAGCGTTTTTTTGATGTGCCAAGCGCGCTGGAATTGATCACCGAATTCGCCCAGGCAAGACCGGGTGTACGCGGCGCGGACCTCGCCGATCTGGGACAATACGGTCGCACCAATGGCGTCATCGGCGAATTAATTGCAGATTTGCTGCGTCAGGATGAGGGCTTGTCGGCCGACGCGCAAGAGCTGGTGGTCACAGTGGGGGCGCAGGAAGCGATGTGTCTGTGCTTGTTGACGCTGTGCGGCAGGGCGGATGATGTGGCGTTGGTGGTGGAGCCTGCATACATCGGTATGTCCGGCGCCGCGCAGGTGCTTGGCATCGCCACTTGTTGCGTCCCCAGTGATGATGATGGTGTCGATTTGATAGCGCTGGAGCAACTCGTGACGCAACTGCAAGCGCAGGGCAAGCGCGCCCGATTACTTTATCTGGCCCCGGATTTCGCCAATCCAAGCGGCGTCACCACCACGCTGGCGCGCCGTCAGGGGTTGCTTGATTTCACCCGCAGGCATGGCATTTTCGTGGTCGAGGATCACGCATATTCTTATTTCCGTTATGAAGGCGAGCGTCTGCTGCCGTTGCGTGCGATGGCAGGGGGCGCGCATTGCGCTTATATCGGCAGTTTTTCCAAGAGCCTGTTCCCGGGTGTGCGGGTCGGTTTTGTGCTGGCTCCGCATGACGATATGGCAGGGCAGTTGAGCGCGGCCCGGGTGGCGCATGAAATGTCGAAGGTCAAGAGCCTGTTGACTGTCAACACATCGCCGCTGTGCCAGGCGATTGTGGGCGGCATGTTGTTGCGACATGGCGGCAGCTTGCAAGACTATATCCGAGTGCGGCATGCGGCGATGCGGGAAAACCGCGATACCTTGTTAGCCGCGCTGGAGCAGCATTTTCCAGCACAGACCAGGCCCCACGGCATGCGCTGGAATAAACCGGAAGGCGGCTTCTTCCTGACCTTGTATACAGGTTCCTGGACGGTGACGGATCAGGATTTATTGCATTGTGCAGCCGAATATGGTGTTTTGTGGACGCCGATGAGTTATTTTTACCTGGATGGACGCCCGGCGCAGGCGATTCGCCTGTCTTTCAGCTATGTCACGCCGGAGCAAATCCAGCTGGGCATTGCTGCTTTTGCACGCTTTGTGCGCGCACGGAGAGACTGA
- a CDS encoding VOC family protein codes for MTSELLAPAPDLQADQLFLGIDHLAIAVPDLNEAIRWFHGTLGFTVDERRETSGLRTGMKSAVLSNGPVTLVLTQGLGKQSQTSQYVDKHGPGVQHVAFRVADLDEAVQQLRAQGMEFSTPLLEGEDLSQIFSVRHPASGMMVELIERRNGYTGFHDGNVQRLFDALEKQELY; via the coding sequence ATGACTTCAGAATTACTCGCCCCCGCACCTGACTTGCAAGCCGATCAACTGTTTTTAGGAATTGATCACCTGGCCATTGCTGTCCCTGATTTAAATGAAGCGATTCGCTGGTTTCACGGTACGCTTGGTTTCACTGTCGATGAGCGGCGCGAAACCAGCGGCCTGCGCACCGGGATGAAGTCGGCGGTGCTCAGTAATGGCCCGGTAACGCTGGTCTTAACGCAAGGTCTGGGCAAACAATCGCAGACCAGCCAATACGTCGATAAGCATGGCCCCGGTGTGCAGCATGTCGCTTTTCGCGTGGCGGATCTGGACGAGGCGGTGCAGCAATTGCGTGCGCAGGGAATGGAATTCAGCACGCCTTTGCTGGAGGGCGAAGATCTGTCGCAAATCTTCTCTGTGCGTCATCCCGCCAGCGGCATGATGGTGGAATTGATTGAGCGCCGCAATGGTTACACCGGTTTTCATGACGGCAATGTGCAGCGTTTGTTCGATGCCCTCGAAAAGCAGGAATTATATTAA